One window from the genome of Lentibacillus daqui encodes:
- the pheT gene encoding phenylalanine--tRNA ligase subunit beta codes for MLVSLNWLENYIDIKHISPEELAEKITKSGIEVDGIEYVAEPCKNVVVGFVKECAIHPNADKLNLCQVDTGDSELLQIICGAPNIAQGQKVAVAKPGAVLPGNVKIKKVKLRGIESNGMICSLQELGIQEKYVPKDVADGIFVFPDDTEIGQDVTPLLNLDDAILDLDLTPNRADCLSMLGVAYEVAAILQQPLQLPDETVKPADDNEHASAYIDVKVDAKELNPYYGAFVVKDVQIKPSPLWMRNYLIASGIRPINNVVDITNYVLLEYGQPLHAFDYDRLGTKEIVVRCAHENETIVTLDGQKRTLSPHHLVITNGTEPVALAGVMGGANTDVQENTSTIVLEAAYFDASSVRTTVKDTGLRSEASTRYEKKGVDPKRVYRAGVRACQLLKQYANAKVLQHPVIVDELDYTEKEVDMHTAEINKRLGTEITADEIAGILERLRFSYEQTEEHFHVWVPSRRADVAIFEDMLEEVARIYGYDNLPYTLPEGASQAGGLTGQQRLKRQIKSFMESTGLTETITYSLTRDAYISKLISPEIADVSPVPVKLSMPMSEEHKYLRLSILPELLHVASYNIARNQPDIAYYELGSIFISHEEGLTKQPDEQLRLAGVLSGIWEQLEWQQEKKTVDFYVVKGIIEGLFAYLGLPVSFKQATLPDMHPGRCAELIYKEQVIGFLGQVHPVLEQQMDLNETYVFDVNLETVLATHARVPNYQQIPKYPSIIRDIAFVLDEQVRADSVKDVIEQTGEELVKDIQIFDVYTGERLPEGKKSIAYRLLYQHPERTLTDDEVEASYQQIIAAVNEKYDAYVRS; via the coding sequence GTGTTAGTATCGTTAAATTGGTTGGAAAATTATATTGATATCAAACATATTTCACCAGAGGAACTCGCTGAAAAGATTACCAAAAGCGGTATCGAGGTAGATGGTATAGAATATGTTGCCGAGCCGTGTAAAAATGTTGTAGTTGGGTTTGTTAAGGAATGTGCGATACATCCCAATGCTGACAAATTAAATCTTTGTCAAGTGGATACAGGTGATAGTGAATTGCTGCAAATTATTTGCGGGGCACCCAATATTGCACAGGGGCAAAAAGTAGCTGTCGCAAAACCGGGTGCAGTCTTACCAGGTAACGTTAAAATTAAGAAGGTTAAATTGCGCGGCATTGAATCAAACGGAATGATTTGCTCACTTCAAGAATTGGGCATTCAGGAAAAATACGTGCCTAAAGACGTAGCAGATGGCATATTTGTTTTTCCTGATGATACCGAAATTGGCCAGGATGTCACTCCGCTTTTGAATCTTGATGATGCCATACTTGATTTGGATTTGACACCAAATCGGGCGGATTGTCTAAGTATGTTAGGTGTTGCTTACGAGGTGGCAGCGATCCTTCAACAGCCGCTCCAGCTGCCGGACGAAACGGTCAAACCAGCTGATGATAATGAGCATGCTTCAGCATATATTGATGTAAAGGTAGATGCCAAGGAATTAAATCCATATTATGGTGCATTCGTGGTAAAAGATGTTCAGATCAAACCGTCCCCTCTTTGGATGCGTAATTATTTAATCGCATCGGGAATTCGCCCGATTAACAACGTGGTTGACATCACAAACTATGTGCTGCTCGAATATGGACAACCATTGCACGCCTTTGACTATGATCGGCTGGGTACGAAGGAAATTGTCGTTCGTTGTGCCCATGAAAACGAAACGATCGTTACATTGGATGGTCAAAAGCGAACACTATCACCACACCATCTTGTCATCACGAATGGGACAGAACCAGTTGCACTTGCCGGTGTGATGGGTGGTGCCAATACAGATGTACAGGAAAATACAAGTACAATCGTTCTTGAAGCTGCATATTTTGATGCATCATCAGTAAGGACAACGGTTAAAGATACCGGCTTGCGTAGTGAAGCAAGCACACGATATGAAAAAAAGGGTGTGGATCCAAAACGGGTCTACCGTGCGGGTGTACGTGCTTGTCAGCTGTTGAAACAATATGCAAATGCAAAGGTTCTGCAACATCCGGTTATTGTGGATGAATTGGACTATACTGAAAAAGAAGTAGATATGCATACAGCTGAAATCAATAAACGTCTTGGTACAGAGATTACGGCTGATGAGATCGCTGGTATCCTGGAAAGGTTGCGTTTTTCATATGAACAAACAGAGGAGCATTTTCATGTGTGGGTTCCGTCCCGTCGAGCTGATGTTGCCATTTTTGAGGATATGCTGGAGGAAGTGGCACGTATTTATGGATATGATAATCTGCCATATACACTGCCAGAGGGAGCATCTCAAGCAGGTGGATTAACTGGTCAACAGCGATTGAAACGACAAATAAAAAGTTTTATGGAAAGTACCGGACTAACGGAAACAATCACCTATTCATTGACACGTGACGCGTATATTTCAAAATTAATCAGCCCGGAAATTGCCGATGTCAGCCCGGTGCCAGTCAAACTATCCATGCCGATGAGTGAAGAACATAAATATTTAAGGCTTAGTATTCTTCCTGAATTGTTACATGTTGCGTCGTATAATATAGCCCGAAATCAGCCCGATATTGCCTATTATGAATTGGGTTCCATTTTTATTTCCCATGAGGAAGGGTTAACGAAACAACCTGATGAACAGTTGCGTTTAGCAGGTGTATTGTCAGGCATTTGGGAACAACTAGAGTGGCAACAGGAGAAAAAGACTGTTGATTTTTATGTTGTCAAAGGAATCATCGAAGGATTGTTTGCTTATTTGGGTCTTCCTGTATCGTTCAAACAGGCAACTTTGCCGGATATGCACCCGGGTCGATGTGCCGAGCTTATTTACAAAGAACAGGTCATCGGATTTCTTGGTCAGGTTCATCCGGTACTAGAGCAGCAAATGGATTTAAATGAGACTTACGTTTTTGATGTGAACCTGGAAACTGTACTGGCAACCCATGCTCGTGTGCCAAACTACCAGCAAATTCCAAAATATCCATCCATCATCCGCGATATTGCCTTTGTCCTGGATGAACAGGTGCGTGCAGACAGTGTGAAAGATGTGATTGAACAAACCGGTGAGGAATTGGTTAAAGATATTCAGATTTTTGATGTATACACTGGTGAGCGTTTACCAGAAGGCAAGAAGTCCATCGCATACCGGTTGCTTTATCAGCATCCGGAGCGGACATTAACGGATGACGAAGTAGAAGCTTCCTACCAACAGATTATTGCTGCTGTTAACGAAAAATATGATGCATACGTAAGATCGTAA
- a CDS encoding TrmH family RNA methyltransferase, producing the protein MITSMQNNKVKQWNKLKKRKDRTGTHTFLIEGFHLIEEAHASDWEIVELILQDGIPVPDFLQEYAYYTVSQAVIQQISSTKTPQGIVAVVRMKEYKWGTFEKLLLVDSLQDPGNLGTMIRTADAAGFDAVILGDNTVDVYNEKVIRSTQGSIFHIPIFQENLVTKIPSLKREGFAIWASALTNASIYSELSPQPKTALIVGNEGAGISENVLNLADDVVKIPIYGKAESLNASIAAGILMYYLQS; encoded by the coding sequence ATGATCACGTCGATGCAAAACAATAAAGTAAAGCAATGGAATAAACTAAAGAAAAGGAAAGATCGAACAGGAACACATACTTTTTTGATTGAAGGATTTCATCTTATTGAAGAGGCTCATGCAAGTGACTGGGAAATTGTTGAACTTATTTTACAGGACGGTATTCCTGTACCTGATTTTCTTCAGGAGTATGCTTATTACACTGTTTCCCAAGCAGTTATCCAACAAATTTCCAGCACAAAAACCCCCCAGGGAATTGTTGCAGTCGTTCGGATGAAGGAATACAAATGGGGGACATTCGAAAAACTTCTTTTGGTTGATTCCCTGCAAGACCCGGGTAACCTTGGAACAATGATTCGTACCGCAGATGCAGCTGGATTTGATGCCGTTATTTTAGGGGATAATACGGTTGATGTCTATAATGAAAAGGTAATCCGCTCCACCCAGGGATCCATCTTCCATATTCCGATTTTTCAGGAGAACCTGGTCACTAAAATCCCATCCTTGAAAAGAGAAGGATTTGCCATTTGGGCATCTGCACTAACAAACGCATCCATTTATTCGGAGTTGTCACCGCAACCAAAAACAGCGTTAATCGTTGGTAATGAAGGTGCAGGTATTTCTGAAAATGTTCTTAACTTGGCTGATGATGTTGTGAAGATCCCAATTTACGGGAAGGCTGAATCACTAAATGCCAGTATTGCCGCGGGAATTTTAATGTATTATTTGCAAAGCTAA
- a CDS encoding M42 family metallopeptidase has protein sequence MANLDETLTMLKDLTDARGIPGNEKEVREVMKDYIKAYADEMSTDNLGSLIAKKTGDENGPKIMVAGHLDEVGFMVTRIDDDGFVYFQTTGGWWSQVMLAQRVTIMTAKGDVTGIIGSKPPHILSAEAKKKSIEIKDMFIDIGACSKEEASDFGVRPGDAIVPYFEFTPLKNEKMLLAKAWDNRIGCAIAIEVLKQLKDVNHPNIVYGVGTVQEEVGLRGAKTATHTIKPDIGFAVDVGIAGDTPGVSDKDADSKLGKGPQLVLYDASMVSHKGVRDLVVDTADEQHIPYQYTSIARGGTDSGSIHLTTNGVPALSITIATRYIHSHAAILHRDDFENAVKLIVEVIKKLDRDKVKEIVFG, from the coding sequence ATGGCAAATTTGGACGAAACATTAACCATGTTGAAGGATTTAACGGATGCCAGAGGAATTCCGGGCAACGAAAAAGAAGTAAGGGAAGTAATGAAAGACTATATTAAAGCATATGCCGATGAAATGTCTACGGATAATTTGGGAAGTCTCATCGCCAAAAAAACAGGTGATGAAAATGGACCAAAGATTATGGTTGCCGGTCATTTAGATGAGGTTGGCTTTATGGTTACCAGGATTGATGATGATGGGTTTGTTTATTTCCAAACTACTGGCGGCTGGTGGAGCCAGGTTATGCTTGCCCAGCGTGTGACAATTATGACCGCAAAAGGGGACGTAACCGGAATTATTGGGTCGAAACCACCGCATATTTTATCCGCTGAAGCGAAGAAAAAATCAATCGAAATAAAGGATATGTTCATCGACATTGGGGCTTGCAGTAAAGAAGAGGCAAGTGATTTTGGGGTTCGTCCCGGGGATGCAATTGTTCCTTATTTTGAATTCACCCCATTAAAAAATGAAAAAATGTTATTGGCCAAGGCTTGGGACAATCGCATTGGCTGTGCAATCGCTATTGAAGTGCTTAAACAGTTAAAAGATGTGAATCACCCGAATATCGTGTATGGCGTTGGTACGGTACAGGAAGAAGTGGGTTTGCGTGGAGCGAAAACAGCAACTCATACGATTAAACCAGATATCGGTTTTGCCGTGGATGTTGGTATCGCTGGTGATACGCCAGGAGTATCTGACAAAGATGCGGACAGCAAACTTGGTAAAGGACCGCAACTTGTCTTGTACGATGCATCCATGGTTTCACATAAAGGTGTTCGCGATCTGGTTGTTGATACCGCTGATGAGCAGCATATTCCTTATCAGTATACATCGATTGCACGTGGCGGAACGGACTCAGGTTCCATTCATTTGACGACAAATGGTGTCCCTGCTTTATCCATTACCATTGCCACTCGGTATATTCATTCCCATGCCGCAATTTTACATCGTGATGATTTTGAAAATGCCGTGAAGTTGATTGTAGAAGTTATTAAAAAGTTGGATCGCGATAAAGTAAAAGAGATTGTGTTTGGATAA
- the pheS gene encoding phenylalanine--tRNA ligase subunit alpha has translation MKEQLEALQTEALERIRETDSQKELQSIRVAYLGKKGSITGILKGMGSLSKEERPVVGEMANRVREAITEAIEQKNEILEQQALEQQLASQTIDVTLPGRPVNIGGPHLLTSIIEEIEDLFIGMGYEVREGPEVETDYFNFEALNLPKNHPARDMQDTFYITNELLMRTHTSPVQARTMRAYQGNTGVKMICPGKVYRRDNDDATHSHQFTQIEGLYVDKDVRMSDLKGTLDRFAKKMFGADRKIRLRPSFFPFTEPSVEMDISCKVCHGKGCSVCKGSGWIEILGAGMVHPNVLSMAGYDPDVYTGFAFGMGPERIAMLKYGIGDIRQFYTNDKRFLKQFHQA, from the coding sequence ATGAAGGAACAGTTGGAGGCGTTGCAGACCGAGGCACTGGAGCGTATTCGGGAAACGGATAGTCAAAAAGAGCTTCAGTCGATTCGGGTGGCTTATTTGGGAAAGAAAGGGTCTATTACCGGGATTTTAAAAGGAATGGGCAGCTTATCAAAGGAAGAACGTCCAGTGGTGGGAGAGATGGCCAATCGGGTACGGGAGGCAATTACCGAAGCCATTGAGCAAAAGAATGAAATCCTTGAGCAACAGGCACTGGAACAACAACTGGCGAGTCAAACAATTGATGTCACTTTGCCAGGTCGCCCAGTAAATATTGGCGGTCCACATTTGCTGACCAGCATCATTGAAGAAATTGAAGATTTGTTCATTGGAATGGGCTATGAAGTACGTGAAGGTCCAGAAGTTGAAACGGATTATTTTAATTTTGAGGCATTAAACTTGCCGAAAAATCACCCGGCACGCGATATGCAAGATACATTTTATATTACGAATGAACTATTAATGCGTACGCATACATCTCCGGTTCAGGCACGGACAATGCGCGCCTATCAAGGGAATACTGGTGTGAAAATGATTTGTCCAGGGAAGGTTTATCGCCGGGACAACGATGATGCCACCCATTCCCATCAATTTACGCAGATCGAAGGACTTTATGTGGACAAGGATGTTCGTATGAGTGACTTAAAGGGTACACTTGACAGGTTTGCCAAAAAAATGTTTGGAGCAGATCGAAAAATCCGTTTGCGCCCAAGTTTCTTTCCGTTCACTGAACCGTCAGTTGAAATGGATATTTCCTGTAAAGTTTGTCACGGAAAGGGATGTTCGGTATGTAAAGGGTCCGGCTGGATTGAAATCCTGGGTGCTGGTATGGTGCATCCGAACGTATTATCCATGGCTGGCTATGATCCAGATGTATATACCGGATTTGCTTTTGGAATGGGACCGGAGCGGATCGCCATGTTGAAATATGGTATTGGGGATATCCGTCAATTCTACACAAACGATAAGCGATTCTTAAAACAGTTTCATCAAGCATAG
- a CDS encoding DUF6583 family protein produces MEETQNGDPGKKGISKKLIAIIVVIVLLIGGGITAYALLTGSDKAQYFKAEKGTFDFMKDQLSQRYEPELDWSKQTKENPTETAFELSGEYNNPSGGYGMMDPSDIINNSTLNLTAQTDLEKKQLYTDMKASVGGLEIKDLNFYLDADQLMVGLPFLDENLQIKDKDVGKLIHEADPTFPEGETIDFDAFFEMAKGLPEKDADYLKKEYLTEIYKDLPGDAFESTKETIKVDGKNFNTKKLTFHLSEQETKDLLVSILEKVQGDKKLQKIFKEQMEIQTFGIDPSAFDMDFDENIDFDEAIDNMFGKEIDKGIKEIKEAHIPNGFTSDIWAKNDLIVKRDFSIGVGENKDDTNTLSVKGTNLLSDTQQKFDYKITGSDDTDKEAITLTGDLSWKDNKANDSIKLVAPDETKLSYQGKETLKDEKRDFERVFSVTDPYNDNYSLNWSGNASYDHDKMSSENNFSVDAPDINQDAFSLTVAKDAKTIKKVKTPDTSNVKDIGSMSIDEIEDYFETDVAPQYQKWIMGILGAGGGLNGL; encoded by the coding sequence ATGGAGGAAACACAAAACGGGGATCCAGGAAAAAAAGGAATTTCCAAGAAGCTCATTGCCATTATTGTCGTCATCGTCTTATTAATAGGTGGCGGAATTACGGCGTATGCATTATTGACCGGATCCGATAAGGCGCAATACTTTAAAGCCGAAAAAGGCACCTTCGACTTTATGAAAGACCAGCTATCACAACGGTATGAGCCAGAATTGGATTGGAGTAAACAAACAAAGGAAAATCCAACAGAAACAGCGTTCGAATTGTCGGGTGAATATAATAACCCAAGTGGTGGCTATGGAATGATGGATCCATCAGATATTATTAATAACTCCACACTTAACTTAACAGCGCAAACTGATTTGGAGAAAAAGCAGCTTTACACCGATATGAAGGCAAGTGTTGGCGGACTGGAAATCAAAGACTTAAACTTTTACCTTGATGCTGATCAACTGATGGTGGGTCTGCCATTTCTGGATGAAAACTTGCAAATAAAAGACAAAGACGTTGGTAAGCTCATACATGAAGCAGATCCAACATTTCCTGAAGGAGAAACAATTGACTTTGATGCTTTCTTTGAAATGGCAAAAGGTCTGCCGGAAAAAGATGCCGATTACCTGAAAAAAGAATATCTAACCGAAATATATAAAGATCTTCCGGGAGACGCATTTGAGTCAACGAAAGAAACAATTAAAGTGGACGGAAAAAATTTCAACACCAAAAAATTGACGTTCCACTTATCCGAGCAAGAAACGAAAGATTTACTTGTATCCATTTTGGAAAAGGTCCAAGGTGATAAAAAGTTGCAAAAAATCTTTAAAGAACAGATGGAGATCCAAACATTTGGTATTGATCCATCGGCATTTGACATGGATTTCGACGAGAACATCGATTTTGACGAGGCAATTGACAACATGTTTGGAAAAGAGATTGATAAAGGTATCAAAGAAATAAAAGAAGCGCATATCCCAAATGGGTTCACTTCTGACATTTGGGCAAAAAATGACCTGATTGTAAAACGCGATTTTAGTATTGGTGTTGGTGAAAATAAAGATGATACCAATACATTATCTGTTAAAGGTACAAACTTATTAAGTGACACCCAACAAAAATTTGATTATAAGATCACTGGCAGTGACGACACTGACAAGGAAGCAATCACCTTGACCGGGGATTTATCATGGAAGGACAATAAAGCTAATGATTCTATTAAACTAGTGGCTCCTGACGAAACTAAATTGTCCTACCAGGGAAAAGAAACATTAAAAGATGAAAAACGCGACTTTGAACGTGTATTCTCGGTTACTGATCCTTACAATGACAATTATAGTCTGAACTGGTCAGGAAATGCATCTTATGATCATGATAAAATGAGTTCGGAAAACAACTTCTCGGTCGATGCGCCCGATATTAATCAGGATGCATTTAGCCTAACTGTAGCAAAAGATGCCAAAACGATTAAAAAAGTTAAGACACCAGATACTTCAAATGTAAAAGATATTGGCAGTATGTCGATCGATGAAATCGAGGATTACTTCGAGACCGATGTAGCGCCACAATATCAGAAATGGATAATGGGAATTTTAGGAGCTGGCGGCGGGTTAAATGGTTTGTAG
- a CDS encoding ABC transporter permease, with product MIFLKHITLFMYHNCKRFGRKWLSLPLLLLFPIIIVSLSETIVISLMTHDKQEPIEIGLVDLDQSDETQLVVGLIEQSTQLGSYLSINQLSEHEANNRLQQNQLSGYITFPKGFTSDLYNGNAVTLPITGNPAKRMDSYIIKELIDSVSRHIRAAQANILTINYFAKQLPIATEQRSDMLFDQFKSFIFYTIGKDKIIEEKTITNHATSSPVHYYGLASWFIIMTIWLIAFYSFLTDHEPLRMNQRMRLYGVTQLQQLMAKMLTSLFIVMILSLLALMVLQRMIHINLDIKDYWRIAIITILYSFTFLEGLATIETVVRSAKLRLLVQSLFTFVILFISGAIIPVLYFPHGVQAYLPYSFANQAYKWLEEIILNQRIYADYLPLALMSASGLFVFVAMSLWKEGKNP from the coding sequence ATGATATTCTTGAAACACATCACCCTGTTTATGTACCATAATTGCAAAAGGTTTGGGAGGAAGTGGCTATCACTTCCTCTTCTTTTGCTTTTTCCTATTATTATTGTCAGTTTGAGCGAGACAATTGTAATCTCATTGATGACTCATGATAAACAGGAACCAATAGAGATCGGATTAGTCGATCTGGATCAATCAGACGAAACCCAATTGGTGGTCGGACTAATTGAACAGTCCACACAGCTGGGCAGTTACCTATCTATCAATCAACTATCAGAGCACGAGGCTAACAACCGGCTACAACAAAATCAATTAAGTGGATACATAACCTTCCCAAAAGGGTTTACCAGTGATTTATATAATGGAAATGCAGTTACATTACCAATCACAGGGAATCCGGCAAAACGAATGGACAGCTATATCATTAAGGAGTTAATAGACAGTGTTTCCCGGCACATTCGTGCTGCACAAGCAAATATACTGACCATTAACTACTTTGCCAAACAACTGCCGATCGCAACCGAACAAAGGAGCGACATGTTATTTGACCAGTTTAAAAGCTTTATCTTTTACACCATCGGTAAAGATAAAATCATCGAGGAAAAAACAATAACCAATCATGCTACAAGTTCACCGGTTCATTACTATGGTCTTGCAAGCTGGTTTATTATTATGACCATTTGGTTAATTGCTTTCTATTCTTTTTTAACCGACCACGAACCACTGCGAATGAATCAGCGAATGCGTTTATATGGGGTAACACAATTGCAGCAGCTGATGGCCAAAATGCTGACATCCCTATTCATTGTGATGATTTTAAGCTTGCTTGCCCTGATGGTCTTGCAACGAATGATTCATATCAATCTGGATATAAAAGATTACTGGCGAATAGCTATCATCACTATCTTATACAGTTTTACATTTTTAGAGGGGTTGGCCACAATAGAAACAGTAGTCCGATCGGCAAAATTACGATTGCTTGTCCAGTCTTTATTTACATTTGTCATCTTATTTATAAGCGGTGCCATTATACCAGTATTATACTTTCCACACGGGGTTCAAGCATACCTTCCTTATAGTTTTGCTAATCAGGCATACAAATGGCTGGAGGAAATCATTTTAAACCAACGGATTTATGCAGATTACCTGCCACTTGCTCTAATGTCAGCTTCCGGATTGTTTGTTTTTGTGGCAATGTCGTTATGGAAGGAGGGCAAGAATCCATGA
- a CDS encoding dUTP diphosphatase, which yields MDWNRLFVMQEKLDQYIENNQGITGKDLFSEKVLALLVEIGELANETRCFKFWSKKPKSDKEIILAEYVDGLHFMMSLGLDSGYQYETQPIEPVMNTETEQFNLVFEACVLFNQDPSLANYHHMFVTYLQLGKKLGFDEEDIYDAYIEKNGINYERQDHGY from the coding sequence ATGGACTGGAATAGATTATTTGTTATGCAGGAAAAATTGGACCAATATATTGAAAACAATCAGGGCATAACAGGCAAGGATTTATTTTCGGAAAAGGTACTCGCCCTTCTCGTAGAAATCGGCGAATTGGCCAATGAAACACGCTGTTTCAAGTTTTGGAGTAAAAAGCCTAAAAGTGATAAAGAGATTATTTTAGCTGAGTATGTTGACGGTTTGCATTTTATGATGTCGTTGGGGCTTGATAGTGGATATCAATATGAAACACAACCAATTGAACCGGTCATGAATACGGAAACCGAGCAATTTAACCTTGTGTTTGAAGCATGCGTATTGTTTAACCAAGATCCGTCTTTGGCCAATTATCACCATATGTTTGTCACTTATTTACAGCTTGGAAAGAAATTAGGTTTTGACGAAGAGGACATATATGATGCCTACATAGAGAAAAATGGGATTAACTATGAACGGCAGGATCATGGCTATTAA
- a CDS encoding ABC transporter permease produces the protein MKSILLTRGMHWKKHWLTLLLWLLLPLMATIGIVTIIDSMKAKSSIPVGIVVEDDSPAAKELLKQVASTSFVHVYQLEKENARHQLKKHQLDSIFIIHDGYGEDIFHDNRNQLLTGYRSDLSFAYTPVKEMILSYIQQQTGRSKAVHTVQELTGQYASPKQWTRDEIVTKADEIQLEENLLTSSFSFGKTASSPNNDTKLINIWGIWASFTLLATLLLFDWIIHEKHASIRLRFAFMRWSLKHYLILNFMIYTTLCLIFDGITIITFWLMLGERIPIWSWICFRLFLNMAIFLFSNLFKRSFHYYMTAFALTLIFAIGSGAIIPVNGIINRWPWITELNPIQPFLDGEYWNLSSLVILVLAFIWYCRKEEFYASR, from the coding sequence ATGAAATCCATTTTATTAACCCGGGGTATGCATTGGAAAAAACATTGGCTGACACTTTTATTATGGCTGTTGCTACCACTAATGGCGACCATTGGAATTGTTACAATAATTGATTCGATGAAAGCAAAAAGCAGTATTCCTGTTGGTATTGTAGTTGAAGACGATTCCCCAGCTGCGAAGGAATTGTTAAAGCAGGTCGCATCCACCTCGTTTGTTCATGTTTACCAGCTTGAAAAAGAGAATGCCCGCCATCAATTGAAAAAGCATCAACTTGACAGTATCTTTATTATTCATGATGGTTACGGAGAAGACATTTTTCATGACAATCGAAATCAATTGCTAACGGGCTATCGATCAGATCTATCCTTTGCGTATACCCCGGTAAAAGAAATGATTCTGTCGTATATCCAGCAGCAAACCGGCAGATCAAAAGCGGTTCATACGGTACAGGAACTCACTGGCCAGTATGCTTCACCCAAGCAATGGACACGAGACGAAATTGTTACAAAAGCAGATGAAATCCAGTTGGAAGAAAACCTGTTAACATCATCTTTTTCTTTTGGTAAAACAGCATCATCACCAAATAACGATACCAAGTTGATCAACATATGGGGGATATGGGCGAGTTTTACCTTGCTGGCAACGCTTTTGTTGTTTGACTGGATTATTCATGAAAAACATGCAAGTATCAGGCTGCGGTTTGCATTTATGCGCTGGTCATTGAAACATTATCTCATCTTGAATTTTATGATCTATACCACTCTATGCCTTATTTTTGATGGGATCACCATCATTACGTTTTGGCTCATGCTTGGTGAACGAATACCGATTTGGAGCTGGATTTGTTTCAGACTGTTCTTGAATATGGCTATCTTTTTATTCTCAAACCTGTTTAAACGATCATTCCATTATTATATGACAGCATTTGCTCTAACGCTAATTTTCGCGATTGGCAGTGGAGCGATCATCCCTGTTAATGGGATAATAAATCGTTGGCCGTGGATTACAGAACTCAACCCGATTCAGCCGTTTCTGGATGGCGAGTACTGGAACCTGTCATCTTTAGTGATTTTAGTTCTGGCATTTATCTGGTATTGCAGAAAGGAGGAATTTTATGCTTCACGTTGA
- a CDS encoding ABC transporter ATP-binding protein: MLHVEQLVKDYGKKRILDHISFSIKPGEIIGLVGENGAGKSTLMKILATLIQPTSGTINFHDLDYRQNRKKVRRQIGFVPQDIAVWEEFSVEENMVFFEHLSWKKKNKEVLHKLCLDMNLEKWKEPVKSLSGGMKRKLNLAITLIHDPSLLLLDEPTAGIDLKSRKEIGMYLQNQATSQNMTIMYTSHDMDEIIDLCDRVFCIGHDPFYQQILQKAGKDIVKL, translated from the coding sequence ATGCTTCACGTTGAACAACTGGTAAAGGACTATGGGAAAAAGCGAATACTGGATCATATCAGCTTTTCCATAAAACCTGGCGAAATCATCGGACTTGTCGGGGAAAATGGTGCAGGAAAGTCGACTTTAATGAAAATATTAGCTACCCTTATCCAGCCTACATCTGGCACAATCAACTTCCATGATCTGGATTATCGGCAAAATCGCAAAAAGGTGCGTCGACAAATCGGATTTGTTCCCCAGGACATTGCTGTATGGGAAGAATTCAGTGTAGAAGAAAACATGGTCTTCTTTGAACATTTATCATGGAAAAAGAAAAATAAAGAAGTTTTACATAAGCTTTGTCTGGACATGAATTTAGAAAAATGGAAGGAACCGGTGAAATCATTATCAGGTGGTATGAAACGCAAACTGAATTTGGCAATTACGCTAATCCACGATCCATCGCTATTATTATTGGATGAACCAACTGCCGGGATTGATTTAAAGTCACGTAAAGAAATTGGCATGTACTTACAAAATCAGGCGACAAGTCAGAATATGACCATCATGTATACGTCGCATGATATGGATGAGATTATCGATTTGTGTGACCGCGTTTTCTGTATTGGCCATGATCCCTTTTACCAGCAAATCCTGCAAAAGGCCGGTAAAGACATTGTAAAATTATAA
- the sspI gene encoding small acid-soluble spore protein SspI, giving the protein MDLNLRKAILTNIASNDREQLKDTIVDAIQNGEEKMLPGLGVLFELIWKQSDQEERLEMVSSLEQGVKEATDSMS; this is encoded by the coding sequence TTGGATTTAAATTTACGAAAAGCCATTCTTACTAATATTGCATCAAATGATCGGGAACAACTCAAAGATACAATCGTTGATGCTATTCAAAACGGTGAAGAAAAAATGCTACCTGGCTTAGGTGTACTGTTCGAATTAATCTGGAAACAATCAGATCAGGAAGAAAGATTGGAAATGGTCAGCAGCCTGGAACAAGGTGTGAAAGAAGCAACCGATTCGATGTCATAG